From a single Apostichopus japonicus isolate 1M-3 chromosome 12, ASM3797524v1, whole genome shotgun sequence genomic region:
- the LOC139977153 gene encoding uncharacterized protein isoform X2 has protein sequence MDAKTYFIQLSLYIRWLLFAFIVLLSVSLNESTEIITRSGTIGKIELNFNTSGHVPIVTWTLPHSTTFQHDLQVDNVVKTTEDYRSTVAEDGVFAALEIYNVNFLDAGTYTCRMDFSDTGRSSERAIEVLVIAFPSVSMRNDATENETISATCCINVSLAVEDTITWTINQSRSLQILQEVKTYFSAGVMKQLSSEIIFEVNRRYHRQLLRCSLRKPMNVYSEVAMNVQYPASIRYAEDGLHHISVYQFANVCCISEGNPRPSVELLWLSTEGYWNILTNVTEYVYHIEPFTYWTFMIHVAVRQLLQVRCVAINKIPPAATTQVLNVVAKYPASIRYAENSLLHLSVHQFANVCCISEGNPRPSVELQWLSTERDWENHANVTEYVYHKEPFTYWTFMIHVVVEQPLQVRCFAINEIPPAATTQVLNLVSKYPASVRMLSRSTTVPEGSDIIIECQSDGYPPPDTMLGMLSNTNGSEWAHLPIKAKMSNKSITTWKFELKSLAMNDSGKYQCVANNSEGYASSKNIEINVSLNENTEILTQFGTVGKIELNFDTSGHVPIVTWNLPQSTVFQHDSQVYNVVKTTVEYTSILFKKTACLLHWRFTMSTFLIQVHIPVVWIFWTQEDRQKDSFKFQLSIQPVYVC, from the exons ATGGACGCGAAAACCTATTTCATACAACTATCACTTTACATAAGATGGTTGTTATTCGCTTTCATAGTTTTGTTATCAG TATCACTGAACGAAAGCACGGAAATTATAACACGATCTGGTACCATTGGGAAAATAGAACTTAATTTCAACACGAGTGGACATGTGCCAATCGTCACGTGGACTTTACCGCACTCAACAACCTTTCAACATGATTTACAAGTGGACAACGTAGTTAAGACGACTGAAGACTACAGGTCTACTGTTGCGGAAGACGGCGTGTTTGCTGCACTGGAGATTTACAATGTCAACTTTCTTGATGCAGGTACATATACCTGTCGTATGGATTTTTCGGACACAGGAAGATCGTCAGAAAGAGCCATTGAAGTTTTAGTCATCG CTTTTCCATCCGTGTCAATGAGAAATGATGCCACAGAAAATGAGACAATTTCAGCTACATGTTGTATAAATGTATCCCTTGCAGTAGAGGATACCATCACATGGACTATCAATCAAAGTAGATCGTTGCAAATTTTGCAAGAAGTGAAAACGTATTTTTCAGCGGGAGTTATGAAACAATTGAGTAGTGAGATTATCTTTGAAGTAAATCGCCGCTATCATCGTCAATTGTTAAGGTGTTCGTTGCGTAAACCGATGAATGTCTACTCGGAAGTGGCAATGAACGTCCAAT ATCCAGCCTCAATCAGATACGCAGAGGACGGCTTACATCATATATCTGTTTACCAGTTTGCCAACGTATGCTGCATTTCTGAGGGTAACCCTAGACCAAGTGTTGAATTACTATGGCTGTCAACAGAAGGATATTGGAATATCCTAACCAACGTTACTGAGTATGTTTATCATATAGAACCATTCACGTATTGGACCTTCATGATACACGTGGCCGTGAGACAGCTTCTGCAAGTAAGATGCGTcgctatcaacaagattccccCAGCTGCAACAACACAAGTATTGAATGTTGTAGCTAAAT ACCCAGCTTCAATCCGATACGCAGAGAATAGCTTACTACATCTATCTGTTCACCAGTTTGCCAACGTATGCTGCATTTCTGAGGGTAACCCTAGACCAAGTGTAGAATTACAATGGCTGTCAACAGAAAGAGATTGGGAAAACCATGCCAACGTCACTGAGTATGTTTATCATAAAGAACCATTCACGTATTGGACGTTCATGATACACGTCGTGGTGGAGCAGCCTCTACAAGTCAGATGCTTCGCTATCAACGAGATACCCCCAGCTGCAACAACACAAGTATTGAATCTTGTATCTAAAT ATCCAGCCAGTGTACGTATGCTGAGTCGCTCAACTACGGTCCCCGAAGGAAGTGACATAATTATTGAGTGTCAGTCTGACGGATATCCTCCCCCTGATACAATGTTAGGTATGCTCTCGAACACGAATGGATCTGAGTGGGCACACCTTCCCATCAAAGCCAAGATGAGCAACAAAAGCATTACTACTTGGAAGTTTGAGCTGAAAAGCCTAGCAATGAACGATTCTGGGAAATACCAGTGTGTGGCTAATAATTCAGAAGGATATGCGTCAAGTaagaatattgaaataaatg TATCGCTGAACGAGAACACCGAAATTCTGACACAATTTGGTACCGTTGGGAAGATAGAGCTAAACTTTGACACGAGTGGACATGTGCCAATCGTCACGTGGAATTTGCCGCAGTCAACAGTCTTTCAACATGATTCACAAGTGTACAACGTAGTTAAGACGACTGTGGAATACACGTCTATACTGTTTAAGAAGACGGCGTGTTTGCTGCACTGGAGATTTACAATGTCAACTTTCTTGATCCAGGTACATATACCTGTCGTATGGATTTTTTGGACACAGGAAGATCGTCAGAAAGATTCATTCAAGTTTCAGTTATCG ATCCAGCCAGTGTACGTATGCTGA
- the LOC139977153 gene encoding uncharacterized protein isoform X3: MDAKTYFIQLSLYIRWLLFAFIVLLSVSLNESTEIITRSGTIGKIELNFNTSGHVPIVTWTLPHSTTFQHDLQVDNVVKTTEDYRSTVAEDGVFAALEIYNVNFLDAGTYTCRMDFSDTGRSSERAIEVLVIAFPSVSMRNDATENETISATCCINVSLAVEDTITWTINQSRSLQILQEVKTYFSAGVMKQLSSEIIFEVNRRYHRQLLRCSLRKPMNVYSEVAMNVQYPASIRYAEDGLHHISVYQFANVCCISEGNPRPSVELLWLSTEGYWNILTNVTEYVYHIEPFTYWTFMIHVAVRQLLQVRCVAINKIPPAATTQVLNVVAKLTSIGNVSTVYLPRQLLAAVISVVLALIFLVALLIRILKNRHDRSCVFPSNRKRFQKEESNGDNDKNERKHSVHYDNYPADIQLHATTNSIYEIPSCEEDGDRGYEPCVIVDCVADYTSGKEYDV; the protein is encoded by the exons ATGGACGCGAAAACCTATTTCATACAACTATCACTTTACATAAGATGGTTGTTATTCGCTTTCATAGTTTTGTTATCAG TATCACTGAACGAAAGCACGGAAATTATAACACGATCTGGTACCATTGGGAAAATAGAACTTAATTTCAACACGAGTGGACATGTGCCAATCGTCACGTGGACTTTACCGCACTCAACAACCTTTCAACATGATTTACAAGTGGACAACGTAGTTAAGACGACTGAAGACTACAGGTCTACTGTTGCGGAAGACGGCGTGTTTGCTGCACTGGAGATTTACAATGTCAACTTTCTTGATGCAGGTACATATACCTGTCGTATGGATTTTTCGGACACAGGAAGATCGTCAGAAAGAGCCATTGAAGTTTTAGTCATCG CTTTTCCATCCGTGTCAATGAGAAATGATGCCACAGAAAATGAGACAATTTCAGCTACATGTTGTATAAATGTATCCCTTGCAGTAGAGGATACCATCACATGGACTATCAATCAAAGTAGATCGTTGCAAATTTTGCAAGAAGTGAAAACGTATTTTTCAGCGGGAGTTATGAAACAATTGAGTAGTGAGATTATCTTTGAAGTAAATCGCCGCTATCATCGTCAATTGTTAAGGTGTTCGTTGCGTAAACCGATGAATGTCTACTCGGAAGTGGCAATGAACGTCCAAT ATCCAGCCTCAATCAGATACGCAGAGGACGGCTTACATCATATATCTGTTTACCAGTTTGCCAACGTATGCTGCATTTCTGAGGGTAACCCTAGACCAAGTGTTGAATTACTATGGCTGTCAACAGAAGGATATTGGAATATCCTAACCAACGTTACTGAGTATGTTTATCATATAGAACCATTCACGTATTGGACCTTCATGATACACGTGGCCGTGAGACAGCTTCTGCAAGTAAGATGCGTcgctatcaacaagattccccCAGCTGCAACAACACAAGTATTGAATGTTGTAGCTAAAT tgACATCTATTGGAAATGTATCTACGGTGTATTTACCACGACAATTATTAGCAGCCGTCATTTCAGTTGTTCTTGCTTTAATATTTCTAGTGGCTTTGCTAATACGAATATTAAAAA ACAGACATGATAGAAGTTGCGTATTCCCTTCCAATCGTAAAag ATTTCAGAAAGAAGAGAGTAACGGAGATAATGACAAGAACGAGAGAAAACATAGTGTTCACTATGACAATTACCCTGCAG ATATTCAGCTTCACGCAACCACTAATTCTATATATGAAAT tcCCAGCTGTGAGGAGGATGGGGACAGGGGATATGAGCCTTGCGTCATCGTCGATTGTGTCGCAGATTACACGTCTGGAAAAGAATATGATGTCTAA
- the LOC139977153 gene encoding uncharacterized protein isoform X1 gives MDAKTYFIQLSLYIRWLLFAFIVLLSVSLNESTEIITRSGTIGKIELNFNTSGHVPIVTWTLPHSTTFQHDLQVDNVVKTTEDYRSTVAEDGVFAALEIYNVNFLDAGTYTCRMDFSDTGRSSERAIEVLVIAFPSVSMRNDATENETISATCCINVSLAVEDTITWTINQSRSLQILQEVKTYFSAGVMKQLSSEIIFEVNRRYHRQLLRCSLRKPMNVYSEVAMNVQYPASIRYAEDGLHHISVYQFANVCCISEGNPRPSVELLWLSTEGYWNILTNVTEYVYHIEPFTYWTFMIHVAVRQLLQVRCVAINKIPPAATTQVLNVVAKYPASIRYAENSLLHLSVHQFANVCCISEGNPRPSVELQWLSTERDWENHANVTEYVYHKEPFTYWTFMIHVVVEQPLQVRCFAINEIPPAATTQVLNLVSKYPASVRMLSRSTTVPEGSDIIIECQSDGYPPPDTMLGMLSNTNGSEWAHLPIKAKMSNKSITTWKFELKSLAMNDSGKYQCVANNSEGYASSKNIEINVSLNENTEILTQFGTVGKIELNFDTSGHVPIVTWNLPQSTVFQHDSQVYNVVKTTVEYTSILFKKTACLLHWRFTMSTFLIQVHIPVVWIFWTQEDRQKDSFKFQLSLFHPCQWQMVPQKKRHFQFHAVYMYPLQ, from the exons ATGGACGCGAAAACCTATTTCATACAACTATCACTTTACATAAGATGGTTGTTATTCGCTTTCATAGTTTTGTTATCAG TATCACTGAACGAAAGCACGGAAATTATAACACGATCTGGTACCATTGGGAAAATAGAACTTAATTTCAACACGAGTGGACATGTGCCAATCGTCACGTGGACTTTACCGCACTCAACAACCTTTCAACATGATTTACAAGTGGACAACGTAGTTAAGACGACTGAAGACTACAGGTCTACTGTTGCGGAAGACGGCGTGTTTGCTGCACTGGAGATTTACAATGTCAACTTTCTTGATGCAGGTACATATACCTGTCGTATGGATTTTTCGGACACAGGAAGATCGTCAGAAAGAGCCATTGAAGTTTTAGTCATCG CTTTTCCATCCGTGTCAATGAGAAATGATGCCACAGAAAATGAGACAATTTCAGCTACATGTTGTATAAATGTATCCCTTGCAGTAGAGGATACCATCACATGGACTATCAATCAAAGTAGATCGTTGCAAATTTTGCAAGAAGTGAAAACGTATTTTTCAGCGGGAGTTATGAAACAATTGAGTAGTGAGATTATCTTTGAAGTAAATCGCCGCTATCATCGTCAATTGTTAAGGTGTTCGTTGCGTAAACCGATGAATGTCTACTCGGAAGTGGCAATGAACGTCCAAT ATCCAGCCTCAATCAGATACGCAGAGGACGGCTTACATCATATATCTGTTTACCAGTTTGCCAACGTATGCTGCATTTCTGAGGGTAACCCTAGACCAAGTGTTGAATTACTATGGCTGTCAACAGAAGGATATTGGAATATCCTAACCAACGTTACTGAGTATGTTTATCATATAGAACCATTCACGTATTGGACCTTCATGATACACGTGGCCGTGAGACAGCTTCTGCAAGTAAGATGCGTcgctatcaacaagattccccCAGCTGCAACAACACAAGTATTGAATGTTGTAGCTAAAT ACCCAGCTTCAATCCGATACGCAGAGAATAGCTTACTACATCTATCTGTTCACCAGTTTGCCAACGTATGCTGCATTTCTGAGGGTAACCCTAGACCAAGTGTAGAATTACAATGGCTGTCAACAGAAAGAGATTGGGAAAACCATGCCAACGTCACTGAGTATGTTTATCATAAAGAACCATTCACGTATTGGACGTTCATGATACACGTCGTGGTGGAGCAGCCTCTACAAGTCAGATGCTTCGCTATCAACGAGATACCCCCAGCTGCAACAACACAAGTATTGAATCTTGTATCTAAAT ATCCAGCCAGTGTACGTATGCTGAGTCGCTCAACTACGGTCCCCGAAGGAAGTGACATAATTATTGAGTGTCAGTCTGACGGATATCCTCCCCCTGATACAATGTTAGGTATGCTCTCGAACACGAATGGATCTGAGTGGGCACACCTTCCCATCAAAGCCAAGATGAGCAACAAAAGCATTACTACTTGGAAGTTTGAGCTGAAAAGCCTAGCAATGAACGATTCTGGGAAATACCAGTGTGTGGCTAATAATTCAGAAGGATATGCGTCAAGTaagaatattgaaataaatg TATCGCTGAACGAGAACACCGAAATTCTGACACAATTTGGTACCGTTGGGAAGATAGAGCTAAACTTTGACACGAGTGGACATGTGCCAATCGTCACGTGGAATTTGCCGCAGTCAACAGTCTTTCAACATGATTCACAAGTGTACAACGTAGTTAAGACGACTGTGGAATACACGTCTATACTGTTTAAGAAGACGGCGTGTTTGCTGCACTGGAGATTTACAATGTCAACTTTCTTGATCCAGGTACATATACCTGTCGTATGGATTTTTTGGACACAGGAAGATCGTCAGAAAGATTCATTCAAGTTTCAGTTATCG CTATTCCATCCGTGTCAATGGCAAATGGTGCCACAGAAAAAGAGACACTTTCAGTTTCATGCTGTTTATATGTATCCCTTGCAGTAG
- the LOC139977157 gene encoding uncharacterized protein isoform X8 codes for MDAKTFLIQLRYTRWCLFAFIVSLSVAVSLKESTEILTQFGTVGKIELNFDTSGHVPFVTWTMPQSTTIEHDLQVDNVVKTTEDYKSTVAGNGVFAALEIHNVNFLDAGTYTCHMDFSDTGRSSERSIQVSVIGFPSLLMENGATENETISATCCVNVSLTVEDNIMWNLNQSGSLLILKEVNTNSAEEFLKNTCSKITFEVHRRHHRQLLRCSLRKEMNVFSEVAMDVQYPASIRYAGNDILHISVHQFANVCCISEGNPRPSVELQWLSTEGDWKFLSNVTEYVYYREPFTYWTFMIHVAVRQPLQVRCFAINKIPPAATTQVLNLVAKYPASVRMLSPSTTVPEGSDIIIECQSDGFPPPDTMLVMLSNTNGTEWTHLPIKATMSNKSITTRKFELKSLAMNDSGKYQCVANNSEGYALSKTIEINVTSRVYFSGESLAIVMLAVLALIFLVALLIQILKKRHDRSCVFSSERERYIF; via the exons ATGGACGCGAAAACCTTTTTAATACAACTACGTTACACAAGATGGTGTTTATTCGCTTTCATAGTTTCGTTATCAG ttgCAGTATCACTGAAAGAAAGCACGGAAATTCTGACACAATTTGGTACCGTTGGGAAAATAGAACTAAACTTCGACACGAGTGGACACGTGCCATTCGTCACTTGGACGATGCCGCAATCAACAACCATTGAACATGATTTGCAAGTCGATAACGTAGTTAAGACGACTGAAGACTACAAGTCTACTGTGGCGGGAAACGGCGTGTTTGCTGCACTGGAGATTCACAATGTCAACTTTCTTGATGCTGGTACATATACCTGTCATATGGACTTTTCGGACACAGGAAGATCGTCAGAAAGATCCATTCAAGTTTCAGTTATTG GTTTTCCATCCTTGTTAATGGAAAATGGTGCCACAGAAAATGAGACAATTTCAGCTACATGTTGTGTAAATGTATCCCTTACAGTAGAAGACAACATCATGTGGAATCTCAATCAAAGTGGGTCGCTGCTAATTTTGAAAGAAGTGAACACTAACTCCGCAGAGGAATTTCTTAAAAACACGTGTAGTAAGATTACCTTTGAAGTGCATCGCCGCCATCATCGTCAGCTGTTAAGGTGTTCGTTGCGTAAAGAGATGAATGTCTTCTCGGAAGTGGCAATGGACGTCCAAT ATCCAGCTTCAATCAGATACGCAGGGAATGACATACTTCATATATCTGTTCACCAGTTTGCCAACGTATGCTGCATATCTGAGGGTAACCCTAGACCAAGTGTTGAATTACAATGGCTGTCAACAGAGGGAGATTGGAAATTCCTCTCTAACGTCACTGAGTATGTTTATTATAGAGAACCATTCACGTATTGGACGTTCATGATACACGTGGCCGTAAGACAGCCTCTGCAAGTCAGATGCTTcgctatcaacaagattcctcCAGCTGCAACAACACAAGTATTGAATCTTGTAGCTAAAT ATCCAGCCAGTGTACGTATGCTGAGCCCCTCAACTACGGTACCCGAAGGAAGTGATATAATTATTGAGTGTCAGTCTGACGGATTTCCTCCCCCTGATACAATGTTAGTAATGCTCTCGAACACAAATGGAACTGAGTGGACACACCTTCCCATCAAAGCTACGATGAGCAACAAAAGCATTACTACTCGGAAGTTTGAGCTTAAAAGCCTTGCAATGAACGATTCTGGGAAATACCAGTGTGTGGCTAATAATTCAGAAGGATATGCGTTGAGTAAGACTATTGAAATAAATG tGACATCTAGGGTATATTTTTCAGGAGAATCATTGGCAATCGTCATGTTAGCAGTTCTTGCTTTAATTTT
- the LOC139977157 gene encoding uncharacterized protein isoform X7 has protein sequence MDAKTFLIQLRYTRWCLFAFIVSLSVAVSLKESTEILTQFGTVGKIELNFDTSGHVPFVTWTMPQSTTIEHDLQVDNVVKTTEDYKSTVAGNGVFAALEIHNVNFLDAGTYTCHMDFSDTGRSSERSIQVSVIGFPSLLMENGATENETISATCCVNVSLTVEDNIMWNLNQSGSLLILKEVNTNSAEEFLKNTCSKITFEVHRRHHRQLLRCSLRKEMNVFSEVAMDVQYPASIRYAGNDILHISVHQFANVCCISEGNPRPSVELQWLSTEGDWKFLSNVTEYVYYREPFTYWTFMIHVAVRQPLQVRCFAINKIPPAATTQVLNLVAKYPASVRMLSPSTTVPEGSDIIIECQSDGFPPPDTMLVMLSNTNGTEWTHLPIKATMSNKSITTRKFELKSLAMNDSGKYQCVANNSEGYALSKTIEINVTSRVYFSGESLAIVMLAVLALIFLVALLIQILKNTIEVAYSLPNVKGIYFRNIQHIIRC, from the exons ATGGACGCGAAAACCTTTTTAATACAACTACGTTACACAAGATGGTGTTTATTCGCTTTCATAGTTTCGTTATCAG ttgCAGTATCACTGAAAGAAAGCACGGAAATTCTGACACAATTTGGTACCGTTGGGAAAATAGAACTAAACTTCGACACGAGTGGACACGTGCCATTCGTCACTTGGACGATGCCGCAATCAACAACCATTGAACATGATTTGCAAGTCGATAACGTAGTTAAGACGACTGAAGACTACAAGTCTACTGTGGCGGGAAACGGCGTGTTTGCTGCACTGGAGATTCACAATGTCAACTTTCTTGATGCTGGTACATATACCTGTCATATGGACTTTTCGGACACAGGAAGATCGTCAGAAAGATCCATTCAAGTTTCAGTTATTG GTTTTCCATCCTTGTTAATGGAAAATGGTGCCACAGAAAATGAGACAATTTCAGCTACATGTTGTGTAAATGTATCCCTTACAGTAGAAGACAACATCATGTGGAATCTCAATCAAAGTGGGTCGCTGCTAATTTTGAAAGAAGTGAACACTAACTCCGCAGAGGAATTTCTTAAAAACACGTGTAGTAAGATTACCTTTGAAGTGCATCGCCGCCATCATCGTCAGCTGTTAAGGTGTTCGTTGCGTAAAGAGATGAATGTCTTCTCGGAAGTGGCAATGGACGTCCAAT ATCCAGCTTCAATCAGATACGCAGGGAATGACATACTTCATATATCTGTTCACCAGTTTGCCAACGTATGCTGCATATCTGAGGGTAACCCTAGACCAAGTGTTGAATTACAATGGCTGTCAACAGAGGGAGATTGGAAATTCCTCTCTAACGTCACTGAGTATGTTTATTATAGAGAACCATTCACGTATTGGACGTTCATGATACACGTGGCCGTAAGACAGCCTCTGCAAGTCAGATGCTTcgctatcaacaagattcctcCAGCTGCAACAACACAAGTATTGAATCTTGTAGCTAAAT ATCCAGCCAGTGTACGTATGCTGAGCCCCTCAACTACGGTACCCGAAGGAAGTGATATAATTATTGAGTGTCAGTCTGACGGATTTCCTCCCCCTGATACAATGTTAGTAATGCTCTCGAACACAAATGGAACTGAGTGGACACACCTTCCCATCAAAGCTACGATGAGCAACAAAAGCATTACTACTCGGAAGTTTGAGCTTAAAAGCCTTGCAATGAACGATTCTGGGAAATACCAGTGTGTGGCTAATAATTCAGAAGGATATGCGTTGAGTAAGACTATTGAAATAAATG tGACATCTAGGGTATATTTTTCAGGAGAATCATTGGCAATCGTCATGTTAGCAGTTCTTGCTTTAATTTT